CACTCCCGACGCTTCCTTAGATTTCTTCCTTAAGGACAGGCTGGCATTGTCGCAAGCGACCGCCGTTTCCATATCTCCCCTTATAGACCCTACGGACCCATCGTCGGTAACAAACTTCATGACTAGAAGCTTCGTGTTGATTATCGCTTTAACATCATTGATCGTCTTTCTCCCTAAGATGATGTTGTAGGCTGTGGAATCTCGGAGAACCACGAATTCGGCCATTGCCGATCTCCAGCCCTGTGCCTGTCCCACGGAGATCGGCAGGGATATTACCCCGTCTGGCTTGATGAAGTGGTCGCCTAATCCAATGACCCCGTGTTGGTGCGATGATAGGTCGGCGTCTCTTAATCCTAGAGCGTCGAACACATTGCGAAACATGATGTTCGAGTCTGCCCCCGTGTCGACAAGGATCCGTTTAACGAGGCCGGTTCCCACCCTGACCGTGATGACCATAGGTGGGTTCTCGGGTGCCTCGTCGAACCATTGGTCTTCGAGGCCGAAGGAGACGCATGGGGGCCTCTAAGAACTTCGCATTGGGGCGGAGGAGACCGCTAGGATTTTGGCGTCTTTCTTGTGGGCTGACCTAGACCTTGGCGCAGAGTTTTTGGCGGTTACTACGTTTATCACTGTGAGACTGTGGTCTTTGTCTTCTGGCTCTTGTCGCCGCTTTGCTGCTCGGGTCTTGGCCTCTTCGCTGTCTTGGTCGCGTTGCCGTCTCCTCGGCTCCCGTATGAGATGGGAGAATTCAGAGAGTTTGCCATCTCTTATTGCTTGTTCTAATGCATCCCTTAGGTCAAAGCAGTCTTGTGTTTGGTGTCCGTAGCCCTTGTGGTAGTCACAGTAGAGGCTCTTGTTCCCTCCCGTTCGGTCCTTGAGTGGTCGGGGCTTCAACAAGATCCCTCTTTCGGCTGTTTGCTGGTAAACTTCCACAATGGGAAGTGTTAGTGGGGTGTAGTTGGTGAACTTTCAGATCCGGGGAAACGATCTGTGTGCCTTGGTCAGCCCTCCCTCCTTGGCTTGTTCCTTGTGCCTCTCACCGTTACCCTGTTGCCTAGGTTGATTGTAGTCGGAGTGCCGTTTATTGGCGGCCACGACCTGGCTGACTTCTTCGTCATTTATGTATTCCTTAGCCACCATTTGGATCTCGTGCATCGTCCAGACCGGTTTCGTGG
The Arachis duranensis cultivar V14167 chromosome 5, aradu.V14167.gnm2.J7QH, whole genome shotgun sequence genome window above contains:
- the LOC107487307 gene encoding uncharacterized protein LOC107487307, producing the protein MGATPFHRSILEVRLPKHFDKPTDMRYDGTQDPLEHLTAFEARMNLEGVGDEVRCRAFPVTLAGPAIRWFNGLPQGSIYGFSDISRAFLAQFTTRIAKAKHPINLLGITQRPGEPTRKYLDRFNDECLEIDGLTDSVASLCLTNGLLNEDFRKYLTTKPVWTMHEIQMVAKEYINDEEVSQVVAANKRHSDYNQPRQQGNVYQQTAERGILLKPRPLKDRTGGNKSLYCDYHKGYGHQTQDCFDLRDALEQAIRDGKLSEFSHLIREPRRRQRDQDSEEAKTRAAKRRQEPEDKDHSLTVINVVTAKNSAPRSRSAHKKDAKILAVSSAPMRSS